Proteins found in one Arthrobacter pascens genomic segment:
- a CDS encoding LLM class flavin-dependent oxidoreductase, producing MKRIGFLSFGHWGPGQGSRTRTAGEALLQGIELAVAAEELGIDGAFFRVHHFARQQASPFPLLAAIAARTSRIEMGTGVIDMRYENPLYMAEEAAATDLISAGRLQLGISRGSPEPARNGAAAFGFSPETGETDADMARRHTEQFRQAIGGGGVAEADPRYAGGATGLLPVQPQSPGLTERIWWGAGSRKTAVWAAGLGMNLMSSTLLTEDTGVPFDQLQAEQIQLFRDAWAAAGHSHQPRVSVSRSVLPIVDEEDNRYFAGSALRDSRDQVGIIDGLTARFGKSYVGAPDVLAEQLAADAAVQAADTLLLTVPNQLGVDFNAKMLGNIARHVAPAIGWSRSVS from the coding sequence ATGAAGCGCATCGGATTTCTCTCGTTTGGCCACTGGGGTCCCGGTCAGGGTTCCCGGACCCGGACAGCGGGCGAAGCCCTGCTTCAGGGCATCGAGCTGGCGGTAGCGGCCGAGGAGTTGGGAATAGACGGGGCGTTCTTCCGGGTCCACCACTTCGCCAGGCAGCAGGCGTCCCCGTTCCCTCTCCTGGCCGCCATCGCAGCCCGGACCAGCCGGATTGAAATGGGCACCGGCGTCATAGACATGCGCTATGAGAATCCGCTGTATATGGCAGAGGAAGCGGCAGCCACGGATCTGATCAGTGCTGGGCGCCTGCAGCTGGGCATCAGCCGCGGCTCACCCGAGCCGGCCCGGAACGGGGCCGCGGCCTTCGGCTTCAGCCCGGAGACCGGGGAGACCGACGCAGACATGGCCCGCCGGCACACTGAGCAGTTCCGCCAGGCCATCGGCGGCGGGGGCGTTGCGGAGGCGGATCCCCGTTATGCCGGCGGCGCCACTGGGCTGCTGCCTGTCCAGCCTCAGTCGCCGGGGCTGACGGAGCGCATCTGGTGGGGTGCCGGATCACGGAAAACCGCGGTGTGGGCCGCCGGGCTGGGCATGAACCTGATGAGCTCCACACTGCTGACGGAGGACACAGGCGTGCCCTTCGACCAGCTCCAGGCAGAGCAGATACAACTCTTCCGGGATGCGTGGGCCGCGGCAGGCCACAGCCACCAGCCGCGAGTGTCCGTCAGCCGCAGCGTCCTGCCGATCGTGGACGAAGAGGACAACCGGTACTTCGCCGGAAGTGCCCTGCGGGACAGCCGGGACCAGGTGGGCATTATCGATGGGCTGACGGCACGGTTCGGCAAGAGCTACGTGGGTGCCCCGGACGTCCTGGCGGAGCAGCTCGCTGCCGACGCCGCAGTGCAGGCAGCCGATACTCTGCTGCTCACCGTGCCCAACCAGCTCGGCGTTGACTTCAATGCCAAGATGCTGGGCAACATCGCCCGCCACGTCGCGCCCGCCATCGGTTGGAGTCGCTCGGTTTCCTGA
- a CDS encoding ferredoxin reductase, producing the protein MIRLRQLANAASVLTSPLAPEDILALFNPVYSARQLRGVVTRVVQETAQSATIFFRPGRGWHSHLAGQWARIGVELDGVRHWRSYSLSAPAGKDPAITVTDVGAVSGTLVRTTKPGDVLFLAPPQGDFVLPEHPRPLLMVTAGSGITPVMSMIRTLVPRRRDADVVLIHSARTPGDSLFREELAELADQFPNFRLAHWFTGQQGRMDFTTTAELDDICPDWKERAAYACGPDSFLDDAEALWKQASLTAGAPGSDVALAGDPGNLMIERFNTTFAGGVGHDGGLVTFETSDREVDADGDTPLLDVAEDAGVLMPSGCRMGICHSCLTPLRAGQVRDLRTNEIHGEPGQLIQTCVSAAAGPVNLEI; encoded by the coding sequence ATGATCCGGCTACGTCAGTTGGCCAATGCGGCCTCTGTTTTGACTTCGCCATTGGCGCCCGAAGACATCCTGGCGCTATTCAACCCTGTCTACTCCGCCCGGCAGCTGCGAGGCGTGGTCACGCGTGTGGTCCAGGAGACGGCACAGTCGGCCACCATCTTCTTCCGCCCCGGCCGCGGCTGGCATTCCCACCTGGCCGGCCAGTGGGCGCGCATCGGAGTTGAGCTGGACGGCGTCCGCCACTGGCGTTCCTATTCCCTGAGCGCCCCCGCCGGCAAGGACCCGGCGATCACCGTCACGGACGTAGGCGCCGTTTCCGGGACGCTGGTGCGCACCACTAAACCCGGCGATGTCCTGTTCCTGGCCCCGCCACAGGGCGACTTTGTCCTGCCGGAGCACCCGCGGCCGCTGCTGATGGTCACCGCCGGAAGCGGTATCACTCCGGTGATGTCCATGATCCGTACCTTGGTCCCGCGGCGCCGGGATGCCGACGTCGTGCTGATCCACTCGGCCCGCACGCCGGGTGACAGCCTGTTCCGGGAGGAACTTGCCGAACTCGCGGACCAGTTCCCCAACTTCCGGCTGGCGCACTGGTTCACGGGCCAGCAGGGCCGCATGGACTTCACCACTACGGCCGAGCTTGACGACATCTGCCCGGACTGGAAGGAACGTGCCGCCTACGCGTGTGGTCCGGACAGCTTCCTGGATGACGCCGAGGCCCTGTGGAAGCAGGCCTCCCTGACCGCGGGTGCCCCCGGCTCGGACGTGGCGCTCGCCGGCGATCCCGGAAACCTCATGATTGAACGGTTCAACACCACGTTCGCCGGCGGTGTGGGGCACGACGGCGGCCTGGTCACCTTTGAGACATCGGACAGGGAGGTGGACGCCGACGGCGATACCCCCCTTCTGGACGTCGCCGAGGACGCCGGGGTGCTCATGCCCAGCGGCTGCCGGATGGGAATCTGCCACAGCTGCCTGACCCCGCTCCGGGCCGGCCAGGTCCGGGATCTCCGCACCAACGAAATCCACGGCGAACCCGGCCAACTGATCCAAACGTGTGTCTCGGCAGCCGCCGGACCCGTCAACCTCGAAATCTGA
- a CDS encoding fatty acid desaturase family protein: MSVISAGKATTTGTARTRPGALAESGSPTVRPPAAAHLSDEQVAELGRELDAIRDEILAKRGASDAAYIRRMIKIQRGLEISGRAALLVSKNKAAWVTGTTLLSFAKILENMELGHNILHGQWDWMRDPDIHSTTWEWDFVTPSRSWQHTHNDLHHRWTNVLGKDNDVGYNLLRMDENQPWKPINLANPLFNAILAPVFEWGIAIYDLELTEYKEGTKSKEALLKDLKALGRKVVTQFTKDYAATPAVAMLTGSGRQALYGTLTANAVRNVWAHAVIFCGHFPEGTDTFTEEMVEGETRGDWYVRQMIGSANISGSKFMHLMTGNLSHQIEHHLFPDLPSNRYAEVAPRVREICQRYGLKYTTGPLLKQVGSSWAKVFKLALPGKTAKA, encoded by the coding sequence ATGTCAGTAATTTCAGCAGGCAAGGCCACCACGACAGGGACGGCAAGGACGCGCCCGGGAGCATTGGCGGAATCCGGCAGCCCGACAGTCCGTCCCCCCGCAGCAGCACACCTTTCCGACGAACAGGTAGCTGAGCTGGGCCGCGAACTCGATGCGATCCGCGACGAGATCCTGGCCAAGCGCGGCGCCTCCGACGCCGCCTACATCCGGCGCATGATCAAGATCCAGCGCGGGCTGGAGATCTCCGGCCGCGCAGCACTACTGGTCAGCAAGAACAAGGCAGCCTGGGTCACCGGCACTACACTGCTGAGCTTCGCCAAGATCCTGGAAAACATGGAACTGGGCCACAACATCCTGCACGGCCAGTGGGACTGGATGCGGGACCCGGACATCCACTCCACCACCTGGGAATGGGACTTCGTCACCCCTTCGCGCTCCTGGCAGCACACCCACAACGACCTGCACCACCGCTGGACCAACGTGCTGGGCAAGGACAACGACGTCGGATACAACCTCCTGCGGATGGACGAGAACCAGCCGTGGAAGCCCATTAATCTGGCCAACCCGCTGTTCAACGCCATCCTGGCCCCCGTGTTCGAATGGGGCATCGCCATCTACGATCTCGAGCTGACCGAGTACAAGGAAGGCACGAAGTCAAAGGAGGCCCTGCTCAAGGACCTCAAGGCCCTGGGCCGCAAGGTGGTCACGCAGTTCACCAAGGACTATGCGGCCACTCCGGCCGTGGCCATGCTCACCGGTTCCGGCAGGCAGGCACTCTACGGAACCCTGACCGCCAACGCCGTTCGCAATGTCTGGGCGCACGCGGTGATCTTCTGCGGCCACTTCCCGGAAGGCACCGATACCTTCACCGAGGAAATGGTGGAAGGCGAGACCCGCGGTGACTGGTATGTCCGCCAGATGATCGGCTCGGCCAACATCTCTGGTTCCAAGTTCATGCACCTGATGACCGGAAACCTGTCGCACCAGATCGAGCACCACCTGTTCCCGGACCTGCCGTCCAACCGGTATGCCGAGGTGGCGCCCCGCGTCCGTGAGATCTGCCAGCGCTACGGCCTGAAGTACACCACGGGCCCGCTGCTGAAGCAGGTGGGATCGTCCTGGGCGAAGGTCTTCAAGCTGGCACTGCCCGGCAAGACCGCAAAGGCCTGA
- a CDS encoding alpha/beta fold hydrolase — MAFITVGTENSTDIELYYEDHGAGQPVVLIHGYPLDGASWEKQTVALLDAGYRVITYDRRGFGKSSKPTKGYEYDTFAADLNTILTTLDLKEAVLVGFSMGTGEVGRYLSTYGSARVARAAFLGSLQPFLLQTADNPDGVPQSVFDGLTEAVTADRYAFFTEFFKNFYNSDTFLGTPRLSQEAVDASWNTAAAAGATASVEAQPTWLTDFRADIPRIDIPALIVHGTADNILPIDSTGRLFAKALPSAQYVEIDGAPHGMLWTHAAEVNQALLRFLGK, encoded by the coding sequence ATGGCTTTCATCACCGTTGGAACCGAAAACAGCACCGACATCGAGCTCTATTACGAAGACCACGGCGCGGGCCAGCCGGTTGTCCTGATCCACGGCTACCCCTTGGACGGAGCATCCTGGGAGAAGCAGACTGTCGCGCTCCTGGACGCCGGCTACCGCGTCATCACCTATGACCGGCGCGGGTTCGGCAAGTCCAGCAAGCCCACCAAGGGCTATGAGTACGACACCTTCGCCGCAGACCTGAACACCATCCTCACCACCTTGGACCTCAAGGAGGCCGTACTGGTGGGATTCTCCATGGGCACCGGTGAAGTGGGCCGGTACCTCAGCACCTATGGTTCGGCGCGCGTGGCCCGGGCCGCCTTCCTGGGCTCGCTGCAACCGTTCCTGCTCCAGACGGCGGACAACCCCGACGGCGTTCCGCAGTCAGTCTTCGACGGGCTCACCGAGGCCGTCACCGCAGACAGGTACGCGTTCTTCACCGAATTCTTCAAGAACTTCTACAACAGTGACACGTTCCTTGGCACCCCGCGGCTCAGCCAAGAGGCAGTCGACGCCAGCTGGAACACCGCCGCGGCCGCCGGCGCCACCGCGTCCGTGGAGGCCCAGCCCACCTGGCTCACCGATTTCCGTGCTGACATTCCCAGGATCGACATTCCGGCATTGATTGTGCACGGCACCGCGGACAACATCCTGCCGATCGACTCCACCGGGCGGCTCTTCGCCAAGGCGCTGCCGAGTGCCCAATATGTAGAGATCGACGGCGCCCCGCACGGCATGCTGTGGACGCACGCCGCGGAGGTCAACCAGGCCCTGCTCCGCTTCCTCGGGAAGTAG
- a CDS encoding sugar-binding domain-containing protein, whose protein sequence is MPGNPLSLSALSYRTLSHCESTGVYSPIPAQELARLALQGAVGHLCGHFLRADGSLVEADDAPFVLGIGADGLQHIAKRIAVAKGRQKVVPIAAAISGGVIPDLVTDHTTAADLVQLFQA, encoded by the coding sequence GTGCCCGGAAATCCTCTCTCACTTTCCGCGCTGTCATACCGAACGCTCTCTCACTGTGAAAGCACGGGAGTCTACAGTCCCATCCCCGCCCAGGAACTGGCCCGGCTTGCGCTGCAGGGCGCTGTGGGCCATTTGTGCGGTCATTTCCTCCGCGCGGACGGCTCACTGGTTGAGGCCGACGACGCGCCGTTTGTGCTGGGAATAGGCGCCGACGGGCTACAGCACATCGCCAAACGGATCGCCGTAGCCAAGGGCCGGCAGAAGGTGGTGCCGATAGCCGCGGCCATCAGCGGTGGAGTGATCCCCGACCTGGTCACCGACCACACCACCGCCGCGGATTTAGTGCAGCTATTCCAGGCTTAG
- a CDS encoding FMN-dependent NADH-azoreductase: protein MPTILHINASPRYANSDSLRLARHFIDSVQAAGPESFELETLDLFSDSALPVFGRTAAAAKMAVFSGQDQTPEQITAWESARAVFDQFAAADAYVFNIPMWNAGVPYVLKQWIDIITQPGWSFGFDPEKGYRGLMEGKQALAIHTSGVYAPGAPAAFGSDFSSTFFADWLNFVGIEDATHVHCAPTVLNGDVDGTRMVAEAELTDAAIEFAGKLSAAGTLQLVND, encoded by the coding sequence ATGCCTACCATCCTCCACATCAACGCTTCTCCCCGCTACGCCAACAGTGACTCTCTGCGGTTGGCCCGGCATTTCATCGATTCCGTCCAGGCTGCCGGTCCGGAGAGCTTCGAGCTGGAGACTCTGGACTTGTTCAGCGACAGTGCACTGCCCGTTTTCGGCCGCACCGCAGCCGCTGCCAAGATGGCTGTTTTCTCCGGCCAGGACCAGACGCCGGAGCAGATCACCGCCTGGGAATCAGCACGGGCCGTCTTCGACCAGTTCGCCGCCGCCGACGCCTATGTCTTCAACATCCCCATGTGGAATGCCGGCGTTCCCTATGTCCTGAAGCAGTGGATCGACATCATTACCCAGCCCGGTTGGAGCTTCGGATTCGACCCGGAAAAGGGCTACCGCGGCCTGATGGAGGGCAAGCAGGCCCTCGCCATCCACACCAGCGGTGTTTACGCCCCCGGCGCTCCGGCAGCCTTCGGTTCTGATTTCAGCAGTACCTTCTTCGCTGACTGGCTGAACTTCGTGGGCATTGAGGACGCCACCCATGTCCATTGCGCCCCTACGGTCCTCAACGGCGACGTGGACGGCACGCGCATGGTTGCCGAGGCCGAGCTCACCGACGCAGCCATCGAGTTCGCCGGCAAGCTCAGCGCCGCCGGAACCCTCCAGCTCGTCAACGACTAA
- a CDS encoding winged helix-turn-helix transcriptional regulator encodes MTLTAEQKRQTAQKHYNASLDLCPARQLLEAISSKWVTLVMLALVDGEQRHSDLRRRIPGASQKMLTSTLRSLERDGLISRHVTLSVPVRTGYELTPLGHSLLRIVFEMKEWAEENMDDVAASRMEHDRHKLAFN; translated from the coding sequence ATGACTCTCACGGCCGAACAGAAACGTCAGACAGCACAGAAGCACTACAACGCTTCCTTGGACCTTTGCCCGGCACGCCAACTGCTTGAGGCGATCAGCAGCAAATGGGTGACCCTGGTGATGCTCGCCTTGGTGGATGGCGAGCAGCGCCACAGTGACCTCCGCAGGCGGATTCCCGGTGCCAGCCAAAAGATGCTCACCTCCACGCTGCGCTCCCTGGAACGTGACGGACTGATTTCGCGGCACGTCACGTTGTCCGTTCCCGTGCGCACAGGTTACGAGCTCACGCCCCTCGGTCACTCGCTTCTCCGTATCGTCTTTGAAATGAAGGAATGGGCCGAGGAGAACATGGATGACGTGGCTGCCTCCCGCATGGAGCACGACAGACACAAGCTCGCCTTCAACTGA
- a CDS encoding DUF488 domain-containing protein, translating into MADVVVADRRVRLLTVGHGTAGEDEFGELLAGAGIQALVDVRIAPGSRKFPHFGKDQLEEWLPAAGVEYRWEKRLGGFRKPPPDSPDIALRNESFRAYAAYMRTSEFSLALGELIGQAVEQSVAIMCSETVWWRCHRRLISDHAVLLDRLEVRHLMPGGKLTPHQPTSGARVKGAELYYDVVPPLAGHELPQR; encoded by the coding sequence ATGGCGGACGTGGTCGTGGCGGACAGGAGGGTGCGGCTGCTGACCGTGGGCCACGGAACCGCCGGCGAAGACGAATTCGGGGAGCTGCTGGCCGGGGCAGGAATCCAAGCGCTGGTTGACGTCCGCATTGCTCCCGGGAGCCGCAAGTTTCCGCATTTCGGCAAAGACCAGCTCGAAGAGTGGCTGCCAGCGGCCGGGGTCGAGTACCGCTGGGAAAAGCGGCTGGGAGGGTTCCGCAAGCCTCCGCCGGATTCGCCGGACATCGCGCTGCGCAACGAGTCATTCCGGGCCTACGCGGCCTACATGAGGACTTCTGAATTTTCGCTCGCCCTCGGTGAGCTTATCGGGCAGGCGGTGGAGCAATCCGTGGCGATCATGTGCAGCGAGACAGTGTGGTGGCGGTGCCATCGGCGGCTCATCTCCGACCATGCCGTGTTACTGGACCGACTTGAGGTCCGGCACCTGATGCCCGGGGGAAAACTGACGCCGCACCAGCCGACGTCGGGGGCGAGGGTGAAGGGCGCCGAGCTCTACTACGACGTGGTTCCGCCGTTGGCCGGACACGAACTGCCCCAAAGGTAG
- a CDS encoding GAF and ANTAR domain-containing protein has protein sequence MASESTAKTDTSITEHLHELVLNSSDVEDFLNELARVSARSLSEPGDEVLCSITLLRRRKGATVASSGPDAQAIGQIEYQFNDSPSMAASLDQMTVHIPDVQGDGRWPEYSNAVLAQGVHSVLALPFQLEGETKAALLLYSRRPHRFEGRVLEFAQDFVSQTSLALQLAVRFAHYSETAANLRATLQSRTVIDMAVGIIMAQNRCSQDGAFGILKAASNTRNSKLHDVAAAVVNSMGQGPARTHYDG, from the coding sequence GTGGCCAGCGAGTCAACAGCAAAAACTGACACATCCATCACCGAGCACCTGCATGAACTGGTCCTCAACAGCTCCGATGTTGAGGACTTCCTTAACGAACTTGCCCGCGTGTCCGCGCGCAGCCTCTCGGAGCCCGGCGACGAAGTGCTGTGCAGCATCACCCTTCTGCGCCGGCGGAAAGGCGCCACGGTCGCCAGCAGCGGCCCGGATGCTCAGGCCATCGGCCAGATCGAGTACCAATTCAACGACAGCCCCAGCATGGCGGCGTCCTTGGACCAGATGACAGTCCACATCCCAGATGTGCAAGGTGACGGCCGGTGGCCAGAGTATTCCAATGCTGTCCTGGCCCAGGGGGTCCACTCCGTCCTTGCCCTCCCGTTCCAGCTGGAGGGGGAAACCAAGGCCGCCCTGCTGCTCTACTCCCGGCGGCCCCACCGGTTCGAGGGACGGGTGCTGGAATTCGCCCAGGACTTCGTCAGCCAGACCTCCCTCGCCCTTCAGCTTGCCGTGCGCTTTGCGCATTACAGCGAGACAGCGGCGAACCTGCGGGCCACCCTTCAATCCCGGACCGTGATCGACATGGCGGTTGGCATCATCATGGCCCAGAACCGCTGCAGCCAGGACGGCGCGTTCGGGATCCTCAAGGCCGCCTCCAACACCCGCAACTCCAAACTGCACGATGTGGCAGCGGCCGTGGTCAACTCCATGGGCCAGGGGCCCGCCCGGACGCACTACGACGGGTAG
- a CDS encoding adenylate kinase: MTRLLIIGPPGSGKGTQAEHIARHFSIPAVSTGEIFRSNVNEATQLGKEAAKYLDDGDFVPDHLTNAMVKDRLLDADAQGGFLLDGYPRTASQVSELDNMLASQGQRIDAVIELLAPDAELEQRMLQRAKEQGRKDDTVDVFRRRLDLYHRETHEVVSVYAGRGMVVSVEGSGDPDEITERAIAAVEKFLTA, translated from the coding sequence ATGACCAGACTGCTCATCATCGGTCCGCCCGGCTCCGGCAAAGGAACCCAGGCCGAGCACATCGCACGGCACTTCAGCATCCCGGCGGTATCAACCGGGGAGATTTTCCGGAGCAACGTCAACGAGGCCACTCAACTCGGCAAGGAGGCCGCCAAGTACCTTGATGACGGGGACTTTGTGCCGGACCACCTGACGAACGCCATGGTCAAGGACCGTCTTCTGGATGCGGACGCGCAGGGCGGTTTCCTGCTGGACGGCTACCCGCGCACCGCTTCGCAGGTCTCGGAACTGGACAACATGCTGGCATCGCAGGGCCAGCGCATTGACGCCGTCATCGAACTCCTGGCCCCCGACGCCGAACTGGAGCAGCGGATGCTGCAGCGGGCCAAGGAACAGGGCCGCAAGGACGACACCGTGGACGTGTTCCGGCGCCGCCTCGACCTCTACCACCGCGAAACCCACGAGGTCGTGTCCGTCTACGCTGGCAGGGGGATGGTGGTGTCCGTTGAGGGCAGCGGAGACCCCGATGAGATCACTGAACGGGCGATTGCCGCCGTCGAAAAATTCCTCACCGCTTAG
- a CDS encoding S8 family serine peptidase yields the protein MRPIKDPEIRNSYLLRSGAATMLVTAVALAATALPAAAVAPAEAGTSSRYIVRYSTGSDVAAEAAAHRSQGMGVGRTFSQAIRGAVVTATPAQAAALSRSARVVSVEVDARVSISATQQPAPWGLDRVDQRPLPLSGSYTWAASGAGVTAYVVDTGVASHAELSGRTAAGWSAVADGLGSGDCNGHGTHVAGTVAGSTYGVAKGATIVPVRVLDCTGSGYSSDVVAGLDWIAANHAAGAPAVANMSLGGAASSAVDSALQGVINDGVTVVVAAGNSAVDACGTSPARLPAAVTVAASDSTDRQASFSNFGSCVDLYAPGVGITSAYHTSTTATASMSGTSMASPHAAGAAAVLLSQNPSLAPAQVAATLAANATAGLITAAGTGTPNRLLYSGAGTVSAPTVTALTPAADKTAVPVGSNVTATFSTPVQGLGTGTFVLKNSAGTVIPAAVSYNAATRTATLDPASNLAVDGTFTATLVGGATAIRDAAGTPLATTRWTFVTGPAPTVAGFTPGSNAHLVKRGNNITVTFSEAVQGVSTATFTVKNAATGAVVTAAVFRNGSTNQWVLDPQQTLSAKTKYTVTVSGGTAAVRDLAGNQLATKSWQFSTGSF from the coding sequence GTGCGACCAATAAAGGACCCCGAAATTCGCAACTCATACCTCCTGCGGTCAGGCGCCGCCACGATGCTGGTGACCGCCGTCGCCCTCGCCGCGACAGCTCTTCCGGCCGCTGCAGTTGCCCCGGCAGAAGCCGGCACCAGCTCCCGCTACATCGTCCGGTACTCCACCGGTTCCGACGTCGCTGCCGAGGCCGCGGCCCACAGGTCCCAGGGAATGGGCGTGGGGCGCACGTTTTCGCAGGCGATCCGCGGCGCGGTAGTGACCGCCACGCCGGCACAGGCTGCCGCGCTGTCCCGGTCGGCGCGCGTCGTGTCCGTTGAAGTGGACGCGCGCGTGAGCATTTCCGCGACGCAGCAGCCGGCCCCGTGGGGCCTGGACAGGGTGGACCAGCGGCCCCTGCCACTGTCGGGTTCGTACACCTGGGCGGCGTCGGGCGCAGGCGTCACTGCCTACGTGGTTGACACCGGCGTCGCTTCCCATGCCGAGTTGAGTGGCCGCACCGCAGCCGGCTGGTCGGCTGTTGCCGACGGCCTCGGGTCCGGAGACTGCAACGGCCATGGCACGCACGTCGCCGGGACCGTCGCCGGCTCCACCTACGGGGTGGCGAAGGGCGCGACGATCGTCCCCGTGAGGGTCCTTGACTGCACCGGATCCGGCTACAGCTCCGACGTCGTCGCCGGCCTGGACTGGATCGCCGCCAACCACGCCGCGGGAGCGCCGGCCGTGGCCAACATGAGCCTGGGCGGGGCCGCCAGTTCGGCGGTGGACTCCGCCCTCCAGGGAGTCATCAACGACGGCGTGACCGTAGTGGTCGCGGCCGGCAACTCCGCTGTTGACGCCTGCGGCACTTCCCCGGCCCGCCTGCCCGCGGCCGTGACTGTCGCTGCGAGCGACTCCACCGACAGGCAGGCCTCCTTTTCCAACTTCGGCTCCTGCGTTGACCTCTATGCACCCGGCGTCGGCATCACCTCGGCCTACCACACCTCCACCACGGCAACCGCGTCTATGTCCGGCACGTCAATGGCCTCGCCCCACGCGGCCGGTGCAGCGGCGGTACTGCTCTCCCAAAATCCGTCGCTCGCCCCGGCACAGGTTGCGGCAACGTTGGCAGCGAACGCCACTGCCGGCCTCATCACGGCCGCCGGAACCGGCACGCCCAACCGCCTGTTGTATTCCGGAGCCGGAACCGTCAGTGCTCCTACGGTCACGGCGTTGACGCCGGCCGCGGATAAGACGGCGGTGCCCGTGGGAAGCAACGTCACAGCCACTTTCAGCACGCCAGTCCAGGGGCTAGGCACGGGAACGTTTGTGCTCAAGAATTCCGCCGGTACAGTCATTCCAGCCGCGGTCAGCTACAACGCAGCCACGCGCACCGCCACCCTCGATCCGGCGTCGAACCTGGCCGTGGATGGAACCTTCACCGCGACGCTGGTGGGAGGGGCCACGGCGATCCGCGATGCCGCAGGAACTCCGCTGGCCACCACCAGGTGGACTTTTGTCACTGGACCGGCGCCAACGGTGGCGGGCTTCACACCCGGGAGCAACGCCCACCTGGTCAAGCGGGGCAACAACATCACCGTGACCTTCAGCGAGGCAGTCCAGGGCGTCAGCACCGCCACGTTCACGGTAAAGAACGCTGCCACCGGCGCGGTGGTTACGGCGGCGGTCTTCCGCAACGGCAGCACCAACCAGTGGGTCCTCGATCCGCAGCAGACCCTTTCCGCGAAGACCAAGTACACAGTGACAGTTTCCGGCGGGACAGCCGCGGTCCGTGACCTTGCCGGCAACCAGTTGGCCACAAAAAGCTGGCAGTTCAGCACGGGTTCGTTCTAG